One Panicum virgatum strain AP13 chromosome 3N, P.virgatum_v5, whole genome shotgun sequence DNA segment encodes these proteins:
- the LOC120666731 gene encoding kinesin-like protein KIN-12F isoform X1: MVRDLAAPRRTPARAASASEAGNDENAPGDASDVAAVAADPGAASRPPLLAIQPPASGLKRKPESPAPTPSKLPFRTPEKAAARSRFGWVPPRGEELPPRAGAGATAFSGSAMTTPRAHRGKAPVPAASEGGSTQSTPTKSVTKPAYGIGTSGSRPPMSGGGPRVAGLGTGFSTSGRGAPLSLGPATVVNSAEVPHFELREDPSFWMDNNVQVVIRVRPLNNNEKNLHSYIRCLKQESAQSITWIGHPETRFTFDHVACETVDQEVLFRVAGLPMVENCMAGYNSCVFAYGQTGSGKTYTMLGEISDLEVRPSPDRGMTPHIFEFLFARIRAEEESRRDEKLKYSCKCSFLEIYNEQITDLLDPSSSNLQLREDIRKEVYVENLTEFEVGCVSDIIKLLMQGSANRKVASTNMNRESSRSHSVFTCIIESRWEKDSASNLRFARLNLVDLAGSERQRTSGAEGERLKEAANINKSLSTLGLVIMNLVDLAHGKQRHVPYRDSRLTFLLQDSLGGNSKTMIIANVSPSVCSANETLSTLKFAQRARLIQNNAVVNEDASGDVLALQHQIRLLKEELAIFKRQHVTRSLSFTADIFGGDVNDGSVYDKNDNDANNRSSLKDLQIPNKQLKSLEGALAGALRRESAAENTIRELELEIEQLNELVRQREHDARSAKMMLKFRDEKIHRMDALVNKKLPAESYLLEENKTLSQEIDLLKERQDKNPEVTRFALENIRLSSQLKRSQEFFDEGERELLLNEIAELRNQVSQILEARIKTEQQNIFPAKSKDSQQHCIGLKSDTEIVNMDMELKRTSQELEACRGDLQACLESNRKLTREMADLEKELNSLKILKEEQPRVFENSSPWHQFDSDTSAKMEDCFDETLKRMDEQLNLQLELDVIKTILVEERTSRAEVEEKIACLGDELQSANVHFLQACKRNEALARELNGSGFVIEALESQEIMLINELDELKNNYQQSIELLEKRDMEISRLNNELDILRRQEYLTKEEPKTQLLKCYDNEDSPLQTKLKRMQASLEKVRNLNTMYQRDQASHCSAEQEMDEVRRQVEVETAAVIVRLEEELKSVQQQLDASNKKDLLAKQSIDELQLEIMQLNDKLLEVLKKNESLSSVIEHKEKEIELLTDDWNRLAADIEINLADGNAALSEASDQVASISKSFSQRKWVEEQVQKMCRGISERDELLEELQNRLKEADNIKCDLDLKLMSLRGAMQAINEVHQQEKCDQEKEMYILRSKVSEQGHVNSQQLERIHRMELLLDESIETFVQKMVLEQNYVSLHREMEEEIHRLESQLDQSKSYLAHLSSQNQVKDQAIEKLKNEEFTILLRLMSEIVKANGIIRELGAGLNTLHSNLSISPEETTCQNSDMKLEDWVDLRKPEAFQPVEQQNIEVLCQLSKEMEFTVLGMKMMQSQMTKYLQEKENLKESQKTMKDLRSEVFKLNAEMIETERYYEARLKELEVKIQGNDASLISWNEEKEALEHEVSDAKLLVAQKSFESATLTAKFEEAQATISDADSTVKALVEVNEKAKHQAERYQEKEALFIAEKDVMLSEISRLKMLFDMKEQSYKLMERKFQSGLLEANEVALELEDSIRLLRNLLIEKLEFVSSDVEWMKEKLQQFAELARTWLEENWLEIIGKDCAISVLHLCHMGILLERITELNAENGFLQRGLCESNSLISKLREHNDKAKNELEMCSVLKGKLLLDINNSFSRIAKKEQEATKLNTRLDSFEKKILHLQAQEEAMVARSNSMYSELSILIEEIDATNRSALAAESKEKEELRHQLDEALVLNGMLKNKMLIELNLIQMNSSIPFVDIKGCSEFELCHWLADYRSDLVMTNMIAKDIESTVLASELKQHKLHLQEQRVIFTNILDGLMEESTLWKVDQDLENVAICILHEGNNSIRADLENLKQISKEAMENLHAMNEESIKLNFLIPSLESSIISFQTNLDTKNKALEELERSHATICRELEQTTEAINLSTTRENYFSSENEMLKQEILNILCKEQCISKLMANIEVDKSFLTIESRLQLITDHIYNYINEQINMVSKLSNELDIIQVSAEELSTQNSLLQSELVRKDELTKGLSFDLSLLQESSSVAKDQAAELMGLRKAIESLQQDLASKSLELDDVISDREQLEARISKSNNKVAALEEELVKKLDELNVVSMENAELKSQLQHIGEISYAMEELTDKRETNGRLEEELVELRGFIDERNICLQSLQNDFSKLSDEKQCCDTQLLILKEKLEMAQALAEESEAIATESRQIAEEQKAYAEGKDEEVKLLERSIEELENTVCALESKVDIVKEEAERQRMQREELEVELQKVRQQMLNVQTPNKCSGKSKSSMEDGMVDLADLSRHPTDIHNDLLCAQESIRILEKEVSEKESEIAQCKAHISELNIHAEAAAREYKQKLMELEAMAQQVKTDNSLAHTCSTRQEKISSKPRGSGSPFKCIGIGFVQQVNSEKDEELSAAKKRIVELEGIAASRQREIFMLNARLATTESMTHDVIRDMLGVKMNMTTFAQALADNQKEMEPTESVIPQAQEIKEQSNELMKLKKQLDEFIEERQS, translated from the exons ATGGTGCGGGAtctcgccgcgccccgccgaACTCCGGCGAGGGCCGCTTCCGCCTCGGAGGCCGGGAACGACGAGAACGCGCCGGGCGACGCCTCGGATGTGGCGGCCGTCGCCGCGGACCCCGGCGCGGCCTCCCGGCCCCCGCTGCTCGCCATCCAGCCGCCCGCGTCCGGCCTGAAGCGGAAGCCCGagtcgccggcgccgacgccctCCAAGCTCCCGTTCCGGACCCCCGAGAAGGCCGCCGCGCGGAGCCGGTTCGGGTGGGTCCCGCCCCGCGGCGAGGAGCTGCCGCCGCGGGCGGGCGCGGGGGCGACCGCATTCAGCGGCAGCGCGATGACCACACCCCGCGCGCATCGCGGCAAGGCGCCAGTGCCGGCGGCCTCGGAGGGCGGGTCCACGCAGAGCACGCCGACCAAGAGCGTGACAAAGCCGGCGTACGGCATTGGGACAAGCGGCTCGAGGCCGCCCatgagcggcggcgggcccaGGGTGGCAGGGTTGGGGACGGGTTTCTCGACGTCAGGGAGGGGGGCGCCGCTTTCACTTGGGCCAGCGACGGTGGTGAATTCCGCAGAGGTGCCTCATTTCGAGCTCCGGGAAGACCCCTCGTTCTGGATGGACAACAATGTGCAG GTTGTTATCCGTGTGCGCCCTCTAAATAATAACGAGAAGAACTTGCATAGTTACATTCGATGCTTGAAACAAGAAAGTGCCCAGAGCATCACATGGATTGGGCATCCGGAAACTCGTTTTACTTTTGACCATGTTGCTTGTGAAACAGTGGACCAG GAAGTGCTCTTTCGAGTTGCTGGTTTACCAATGGTTGAGAACTGTATGGCTGGATACAACAGCTGTGTTTTTGCCTATGGGCAG ACTGGAAGTGGAAAAACATATACAATGCTTGGTGAAATAAGTGATCTGGAAGTGAGGCCTAGTCCAGATCGAGGAATGACACCACACATTTTTGAGTTCTTGTTTGCTAGAATTAGAGCG GAAGAAGAGAGCAGGAGGGACGAGAAGCTCAAGTACAGTTGCAAGTGTTCTTTCCTGGAGATATATAATGAGCAAATTACAGATCTTCTAGATCCTTCTTCCTCTAATCTCCAA CTCCGAGAAGATATAAGGAAGGAAGTGTATGTTGAAAATTTGACTGAATTCGAAGTTGGCTGTGTCAGTGACATAATAAAACTGCTAATGCAG GGTTCTGCAAATAGGAAAGTGGCTTCTACAAATATGAATCGTGAGAGTAGCCGCTCCCACAGTGTTTTCACTTGTATCATTGAGAGTAGGTGGGAGAAAGATTCAGCATCTAACTTACGGTTTGCAAGATTAAATCTTGTTGACCTTGCTGGATCTGAAAG GCAGAGGACATCTGGTGCAGAAGGTGAGCGGCTGAAGGAAGCTGCTAATATCAACAAATCGTTATCAACACTTGG TCTTGTGATAATGAATTTAGTTGATCTTGCGCATGGGAAACAAAGGCATGTTCCTTATAGGGACTCAAGATTGACATTTCTTCTCCAG GATTCACTTGGAGGAAACTCAAAAACTATGATAATTGCAAATGTCAGCCCTTCAGTATG TTCTGCTAACGAAACACTTAGTACCCTAAAGTTTGCTCAGCGTGCAAGGCTCATTCAGAACAAT GCGGTTGTGAATGAAGATGCTTCCGGAGATGTGCTAGCTTTGCAACATCAGATACGTCTCCTAAAG GAAGAGCTTGCTATCTTCAAGCGTCAACATGTCACCAGATCGTTATCATTCACTGCTGATATTTTTGGAGGTGATGTTAATGATGGTAGTGTGTATGACAAGAATGATAATGATGCCAATAACAGAAGCTCTTTGAAAGATTTACAAATTCCAAATAAGCAG TTGAAATCACTGGAAGGAGCATTAGCAGGAGCATTACGGAGAGAATCAGCTGCAGAAAACACTATAAGGGAACTTGAACTTGAAATTGAGCAGTTGAATGAATTG GTTCGCCAGAGAGAGCATGATGCACGGTCTGCTAAGATGATGCTTAAGTTTCGAGATGAGAAGATTCATAGGATGGATGCTCTTGTGAACAAAAAATTGCCAGCAGAATCATATCTCCTGGAAGAAAACAAAACCTTGTCACAAGAAATTGACCTTCTCAAGGAAAGACAAGATAAAAATCCCGAAGTAACTCGCTTTGCGCTAGAAAATATTCGTCTCTCAAGCCAACTGAAGAG GTCCCAAGAGTTCTTCGATGAAGGGGAGAGGGAGCTCTTATTGAATGAAATTGCTGAACTTCGAAATCAG GTTTCACAGATACTTGAAGCAAGGATAAAAACTGAGCAACAAAATATCTTTCCTGCCAAATCCAAG GACAGCCAGCAGCATTGCATTGGTCTTAAAAGTGATACTGAAATTGTAAATATGGATATGGAG TTAAAAAGGACCAGCCAAGAATTAGAAGCATGTAGAGGTGACCTGCAAGCTTGCTTAGAATCAAACAGAAAACTAACAAG GGAAATGGCTGATCTTGAGAAAGAATTAAATTCTCTAAAAATCTTAAAGGAGGAACAGCCTAGGGTATTTGAG AATTCATCTCCGTGGCACCAATTTGATTCTGATACGTCTGCAAAGATGGAAGACTGTTTTGATGAGACTCTCAAAAGGATGGATGAGCAATTAAATCTGCAGCTGGAGTTGGATGTTATAAAAACAATTCTTGTAGAAGAGAGAACATCCCGTGCAGAAGTTGAGGAAAAAATAGCTTGTTTAGGTGATGAGCTGCAATCAGCAAATGTACATTTTCTCCAAGCATGTAAGCGGAATGAGGCCTTGGCAAGGGAACTGAATGGCTCAGGATTTGTTATTGAAGCTCTTGAATCACAGGAGATTATGTTGATAAATGAATTGGATGAGCTGAAGAATAATTATCAGCAAAGCATAGAGCTTTTGGAGAAGAGGGATATGGAGATCTCAAGGTTAAACAATGAGCTTGACATCCTCCGTAGACAGGAATACCTGACCAAAGAGGAACCCAAAACACAACTTCTGAAGTGTTATGATAATGAAGATTCACCTTTGCAGACAAAGCTGAAAAGAATGCAAGCTTCACTGGAGAAGGTACGAAACTTAAATACAATGTACCAAAGGGATCAGGCATCTCACTGTTCTGCTGAGCAAGAAATGGATGAAGTCCGCAGACAGGTGGAGGTTGAAACAGCTGCGGTGATTGTGCGCTTAGAGGAAGAGCTGAAATCAGTCCAACAGCAGCTAGATGCAAGCAACAAAAAAGATCTGTTAGCGAAACAAAGCATAGATGAACTTCAGCTAGAGATAATGCAGTTGAACGATAAGTTACTTGAGGTGTTGAAAAAGAATGAAAGCCTTTCTTCTGTGATTGAGcacaaagaaaaggaaattgAACTGTTGACCGATGACTGGAACAGGTTAGCTGCTGACATTGAAATCAACCTTGCGGATGGAAATGCAGCTCTAAGCGAAGCTTCTGATCAGGTTGCCTCTATCTCCAAGtctttttctcaaagaaaaTGGGTGGAGGAACAAGTCCAGAAGATGTGTCGTGGTATATCTGAAAGAGATGAGCTACTTGAAGAGCTTCAGAACAGATTGAAAGAGGCAGATAATATAAAATGTGATTTAGACTTGAAGTTAATGTCCTTAAGAGGAGCAATGCAGGCTATAAATGAAGTACACCAGCAGGAAAAAtgtgatcaagaaaaagaaatgtatATTTTAAGATCAAAAGTATCTGAACAAGGACATGTGAACAGTCAGCAACTAGAAAGAATTCACAGAATGGAGCTTTTATTGGATGAATCCATTGAAACATTTGTGCAGAAGATGGTTCTTGAACAAAACTATGTTTCTTTACATAGGGAGATGGAAGAAGAGATTCATCGGCTTGAGTCACAATTAGACCAGTCAAAGAGCTATTTAGCTCATTTGTCGAGTCAGAATCAGGTCAAGGACCAGGCTATTGAGAAGCTGAAAAATGAAGAGTTCACTATTTTGTTAAGACTGATGTCAGAAATTGTGAAGGCAAATGGTATTATACGTGAGCTTGGAGCCGGACTCAATACATTGCACTCAAACCTTTCTATCAGCCCAGAAGAGACCACTTGTCAAAATTCAGACATGAAATTGGAGGATTGG GTTGACCTTAGGAAACCTGAAGCCTTCCAACCTGTGGAGCAGCAAAATATTGAGGTTCTTTGCCAACTCAGTAAGGAAATGGAGTTTACAGTTCTAGGAATGAAGATGATGCAGTCTCAAATGACTAAATAtctgcaagaaaaagaaaatttgaaAGAGAGTCAAAAAACAATGAAAGACCTAAGGAGTGAGGTCTTTAAATTGAACGCAGAGATGATTGAAACAGAAAGATATTATGAAGCTAGACTGAAAGAGCTGGAGGTAAAGATACAAGGAAATGATGCATCACTTATTTCTTGGAATGAGGAAAAAGAG GCACTTGAGCATGAGGTTTCGGACGCAAAACTTCTTGTGGCCCAGAAATCTTTTGAGTCTGCTACACTTACTGCCAAGTTTGAAGAAGCGCAAGCAACTATAAGCGATGCAGATTCTACAGTGAAGGCGCTGGTTGAAGTGAATGAAAAGGCAAAACATCAAGCAGAAAGGTATCAGGAAAAGGAAGCTTTGTTTATTGCTGAAAAGGATGTCATGCTAAGTGAAATTAGTAGATTAAAGATGCTGTTTGATATGAAGGAACAAAGTTACAAGCTTATGGAAAGGAAATTCCAATCAGGCTTGCTTGAAGCAAATGAGGTAGCTCTTGAGCTGGAAGATAGCATTAGACTTTTACGGAATTTATTAATAGAGAAGCTTGAGTTTGTTTCTTCTGATGTTGAATGGATGAAGGAAAAGCTTCAGCAATTTGCAGAGTTGGCCAGAACATGGTTGGAGGAGAATTGGTTGGAGATAATTGGAAAAGATTGTGCTATTTCCGTGTTGCATCTCTGTCACATGGGGATTCTTTTGGAGAGAATCACTGAGCTGAATGCAGAAAATGGTTTCCTTCAACGTGGGCTCTGTGAATCTAATTCTTTGATATCTAAACTGCGGGAGCATAATGACAAAGCCAAGAATGAACTGGAAATGTGTAGTGTTCTCAAAGGAAAACTATTACTTGATATCAACAACAGTTTCAGTCGTATTGCAAAAAAGGAACAAGAAGCAACCAAATTGAACACAAGGTTAGATTCATTTGAGAAGAAGATTCTGCATTTGCAAGCACAAGAAGAAGCAATGGTGGCACGGTCAAATTCCATGTATAGTGAGCTCTCCATTTTGATTGAAGAGATTGATGCTACAAACAGGAGTGCCTTGGCAGCTGAAtccaaagaaaaggaagaactGCGCCACCAACTGGATGAAGCTTTGGTTCTCAATGGAATGTTGAAGAACAAAATGCTTATAGAATTGAATCTGATCCAAATGAATAGTTCCATACCTTTTGTTGACATTAAAGGTTGCAGTGAATTTGAGTTGTGCCATTGGCTTGCAGATTATCGAAGTGATTTGGTGATGACAAATATGATCGCAAAAGACATCGAGTCTACTGTTTTGGCTTCAGAACTGAAGCAACACAAACTACATCTGCAAGAACAAAGAGTTATATTTACAAACATCCTTGACGGACTGATGGAAGAATCAACTTTGTGGAAAGTGGACCAGGATTTGGAGAATGTTGCAATATGCATTTTACATGAGGGGAACAATTCCATTAGGGCTGATTTGGAGAACCTGAAGCAAATTAGTAAAGAAGCTATGGAAAATCTGCATGCCATGAATGAGGAAAGCATAAAACTTAATTTTTTAATTCCCTCCTTAGAATCTAGCATCATATCCTTTCAAACAAATTTAGATACAAAAAACAAAGCTTTGGAGGAGTTGGAACGCTCCCATGCAACCATATGTAGAGAGCTGGAACAGACAACCGAAGCCATTAATCTGAGCACTACAAGAGAAAATTATTTTAGCTCTGAGAATGAAATGTTGAAGCAGGAAATTTTGAATATTTTGTGCAAGGAACAGTGCATATCTAAATTGATGGCTAACATTGAGGTGGATAAGTCATTTCTCACCATTGAAAGCCGCTTGCAACTGATTACTGATCACATATACAATTACATTAATGAGCAAATAAACATGGTGAGCAAGTTATCCAATGAATTAGACATCATTCAGGTATCAGCTGAGGAGTTAAGTACCCAGAATTCTCTTCTCCAGTCTGAATTAGTAAGGAAAGATGAATTAACAAAGGGTTTATCATTTGATCTTAGCCTATTACAAGAGTCTTCATCTGTAGCAAAAGATCAAGCTGCTGAACTTATGGGGTTGAGAAAAGCAATAGAATCTTTACAGCAAGATCTTGCATCTAAATCGCTTGAACTTGATGATGTAATCTCTGATAGGGAACAATTAGAAGCTAGAATCTCGAAGAGTAATAACAAGGTTGCTGCCCTAGAGGAGGAACTGGTAAAAAAGCTTGATGAGCTAAACGTTGTTTCTATGGAGAATGCTGAACTGAAATCACAGCTCCAGCATATTGGAGAGATTAGTTATGCTATGGAGGAGTTAACTGATAAAAGAGAAACCAATGGAAGACTTGAAGAAGAGTTAGTTGAGTTGAGAGGGTTCATTGACGAGAGGAATATCTGTCTTCAGAGTTTGCAAAATGACTTCTCCAAACTCTCAGATGAAAAGCAATGCTGTGACACTCAGTTGCTTATCTTGAAAGAGAAGCTGGAGATGGCTCAGGCACTTGCTGAAGAAAGTGAAGCAATTGCTACAGAATCTCGGCAG ATAGCAGAGGAACAGAAGGCATATGCTGAAGGGAAGGATGAAGAAGTCAAGCTATTGGAGAGGTCGATTGAAGAACTTGAGAATACTGTGTGTGCTTTGGAAAGCAAA GTCGACATAGTAAAGGAAGAAGCAGAGAGGCAAAGAATGCAGCGAGAAGAACTAGAAGTGGAGCTGCAGAAAGTTAGGCAACAAATGCTTAATGTGCAGACACCCAACAAATGCTCTGGAAAATCTAAGAGCTCTATGGAAGATGGAATGGTCGATTTAGCCGACTTGTCCAG ACACCCAACAGATATTCATAATGATCTCCTCTGTGCTCAGGAGAGTATTAGAATACTTGAGAAGGAGGTTTCTGAAAAGGAGTCAGAG ATTGCTCAGTGCAAAGCACATATCTCAGAGTTAAATATTCATGCTGAGGCAGCAGCACGAGAATACAAGCAGAAG TTGATGGAGCTGGAGGCCATGGCACAACAGGTGAAGACCGACAATTCCTTGGCACATACCTGCTCCACAAGACAAGAAAAGATTAGCTCAAAACCTCGGGGTTCAGGTTCTCCATTTAAATGTATCGGCATTGGCTTTGTACAGCAAGTGAATTCTGAGAAAGATGAAGAGCTAAGTGCTGCAAAGAAACGTATTGTGGAACTTGAGGGTATAGCAGCTAGCCGACAAAGGGAG ATATTCATGCTGAACGCGAGATTAGCTACAACCGAGAGCATGACACACGATGTGATTCGTGACATGCTTGGGGTTAAAATGAACATGACAACTTTTGCG CAGGCTCTAGCTGACAACCAGAAAGAGATGGAGCCGACTGAGTCGGTCATTCCTCAAGCACAGGAAATTAAAGAG CAGTCCAATGAGCTGATGAagttgaagaagcagcttgaTGAATTCATTGAAGAGAGACAGAG TTGA